The Mycolicibacterium fluoranthenivorans genome segment TCCATCGAGGACCTGATCCGCGAGGGTGAACTGACCGGTATCGAGCCGGCCACCGCGGTACGCAACTACCTCAAGGCGCTCGGCAAGGGCGTCATGAAGGTGATGAGCAAGATGGGCATCTCGACGGTGGCGTCGTACACCGGCGCCCAGGCGTTCGAGGCCATCGGTATCGACCGTGAGGTCATCGATGAGTACTTCACCGGGACGCCGATGCAACTCGGCGGTGTCGGACTGGACGTGCTCGCCGAAGAGGTTCGATTCCGGCATCGTCGTGCCTACCCGGAGAACCCCACCGAGCGGGCCCACCGGCGGTTGTCGGTGGGCGGTGAGTACCAGTTCCGCCGGGACGGCGAACTGCACCTCTTCACGCCGGAAGTGGTTTTCCTGCTGCAGCATTCGACCCGTACCGGCCGCAGTGACGTCTTCGCCCAGTACTCGGAGGAAGTGAACCGGCTCAACCGCGAGGGCGGCGCGCTGCGCGGGCTGTTCGAGTTCAAGAAGGGCGTGCGGCCGCCGGTGGCGCTGGAGGAGGTCGAACCCGTCGAGTCGATCGTGGCCCGGTTCAACACCGGGGCGATGAGCTATGGGTCGATCTCGGCGGAGGCGCACGAGACCATGGCCATCGCGATGAACAACATCGGTGGCCGGTCTAACTCCGGTGAGGGCGGCGAGGATGTCGACCGGCTGTACGACCCGAAGCGGCGCAGTGCGGTCAAACAGGTGGCCTCGGGCCGGTTCGGGGTCACCAGCGACTACCTGGTGAACGCCACCGACATCCAGATCAAGATGGCCCAAGGCGCCAAACCCGGTGAAGGTGGCCAGCTTCCGGGCTACAAGGTGTATCCGAACGTCGCCAAGACCCGGCATTCCACACCGGGAGTGGGTCTCATCTCCCCGCCGCCGCACCACGACATCTACTCGATCGAGGATCTGGCGCAGCTCATCCACGATCTGAAGAACGCCAACGACCAGGCCCGCATCCACGTCAAGCTGGTCAGCTCGGTCGGTGTCGGCACGGTCGCCGCCGGGGTGTCCAAGGCGCATGCCGATGTGGTGCTGATCTCCGGTTATGACGGCGGCACCGGTGCGGCGCCACTGACCAGCCTCAAGCATGCGGGCGCGCCATGGGAGATCGGCTTGGCCGACACTCAGCAGACGTTGGTGCTCAACGGTTTACGTGACCGCATCACCGTGCAGTGCGACGGCGGGATGCGCACTGCCCGCGATGTCATGGTCGCGGCGCTGCTCGGGGCCGAGGAGTACGGTTTCGCGACCGCGCCCCTGGTCGTCGCGGGCTGCATCATGATGCGCGTCTGTCACCTCGACACCTGTCCGGTGGGTGTGGCCACCCAGAACCCTGAACTGCGGGCCCGGTTCAACGGCAAGCCGGAGTTCGTGGAGAACTTCTTCCGGTTCATCGCCCAGGACATCCGTGCCTATCTCGCCGAGCTCGGGTTCCGCAGCCTCGACGAGGCGATCGGCCGGGTGGAGATGCTCGACACCGCGCAGGGCGTGGCGCACTGGAAGAGCCGCGGCCTGGATCTGAGTCCGATCTTCGTGCAGCCGACCGACGCGCACGGCGCCAAGCTGCCCCAGCGCCGACGGCTGCGGGATCAGGATCACGGTCTGGATCAGGCGCTCGATCAGACGCTGATCCAGCTCGCCGAGGGGGCGTTGGAGGATGCCCACCCGGTCCGGCTGGAGCTGCCGGTGCGCAACGTCAACCGCACCGTGGGCACCCTGCTCGGCGCGGAGGTGACGCGGCGCTACGGTGCCACCGGTCTGCCCGACGACACCATCCATGTCACCCTCACCGGGTCGGCGGGGCAGTCGATCGGCGCGTTCCTGCCGCCCGGGGTCACCCTCGAACTCGTCGGTGATGCCAACGACTATGTGGGCAAAGGCCTTTCCGGTGGACGGGTGATCGTCCGGCCACCGGATGACGTGCTGTTCCTGCCCGAGGACAACGTGATCGCCGGCAACACGCTGGTGTTCGGCGCCACCTCGGGTGAGGTGTTCCTGCGGGGACGGGCAGGGGAGCGGTTCTGCGCCCGCAACTCCGGTGCGCTGGCGGTCGTGGAGGGCGTGGGCGATCACGCCTGCGAGTACATGACCGGCGGCCGCGTGGTGGTGCTCGGCGACACCGGCCGCAACATGGCGGCCGGGATGTCCGGCGGGATCGCGTTCGTCCTGGGTCTGGATCCGGCGAAGGTGAACCCCGAAATGGTCGAACTGCAGCAGCTCGAACCCGAAGACCTGACCTGGTTGCACGAGGTGGTCGCCCGGCATGCCCAGTTCACCGACAGCACGGTGGCGCGGTCACTGCTCTCGGACTGGCCCCGGCGCAGCGCCGAGTTCACCAAGGTCATGCCGACCGACTACCAGCGTGTCCTGCAGGCCACCCGGATGGCGAAAGCCGAAGGGCGCGACGTGGATACCGCGATCATGGAGGCTAGCCGTGGCTGATCCCACCGGATTCCTGAAAGTCACCAAACGCGAAGCGGCCAAACGCTCCGTCGATGAGCGCGTCGGCGACTGGCGCGAGGTCTATGAGTCGCAGGAGCCACGCAAGCGGGCCGCCGAGGTGTCCCAGCAGGCGCGGCGCTGCATGGACTGCGGTATCCCGTTCTGCCACTCCGGCACCGCGGGATGTCCGTTGGGCAATCTCATCCCGGAATGGAACGACCTGGTGCGCCGCGGCAGGTGGGATGCTGCCAGTGACCGGCTGCACGCCACCAACAACTTCCCGGAATTCACCGGGCGGTTGTGCCCGGCGCCCTGTGAGGCGGCGTGCGTGCTGTCCATCTCCGACGAGCAGACCGGCGGCAGCGTCACCATCAAACGGATCGAGCAGACGATCGTCGACCAGGCCTGGCTGGCCGGCACCGTGGAACCGCAGCCCTCGGCCATCTCGACCGGTAAGAGCGTCGCGGTCGTCGGGTCGGGTCCTGCGGGTCTCGCTGCGGCGCAACAGCTCACCCGGGCCGGCCATCACGTCACCGTGTACGAACGCGATGACCGGATCGGCGGGCTCATGCGGTACGGCATTCCGGAGTACAAACTGGAGAAGTCGACGCTCAACCAGCGCCTGACCCAGATGCGGGCCGAGGGAACGCGTTTCGTCACCGACTGCGAGGTGGGTGTCGACCTGACGGTGGACCGCCTGCGCGCGGAGTACGACGCCGTGGTGCTCGCGGTGGGTGCGTTGCGCGCGCGCGACAACCAGGTCGAGGGCCGTCATCTGGACGGGGTGCACCTCGCGATGGAGCACCTGGTGCCGGCCAACAAGGAGTGTGAGGGCGACGGCGCCTCGGAGCTGTCCGCGGCGGGCAAGCATGTGGTGATCATCGGCGGCGGGGACACCGGTGCGGACTGTCTGGGCACCGCCCATCGCCAGGGCGCGATCTCGGTGACCCAGCTCGACTACAACCCGGAACCACCGGAACTCCGTGACGAATCCGTGAGCCCGTGGCCGACCTGGCCACTGGTGCTGCGGACCTCACCGGCGCATGCCGAGGGCGGGGCGCGGCGGTTCGAGGTCGCCGTGCAGCGCTTCATCGGTGACGGGGCCGACGGCACCACGGGCAATCTGCGCGCCATGGAGATCGCCGAGGTCAAGGTCGAACGCGACGAGAATGGGCGCCGGATCATCACACCGGTCGGTGAGGCGATGGAGATCCCGTGCGATCTGGCGCTGCTGGCGATCGGATTCGAGGGCGTCGAACACATGGCCCTGCTGGACGGCCTGGACCTGTCGCTGACCAGACGTGGCACCGTGTCATGCGGTTCGGACTGGCAGACGGACGCGCCCGGGGTGTTCGTCTGCGGGGACGCCCACCGCGGGGCCTCGCTGATCGTGTGGGCCATCGCCGAGGGGCGCAGCGCCGCGCATGCGGTCGACGCGTTCCTGATGGGGGAGTCGGATCTGCCCGCGCCGGTGCGACCGGGAACCCTGCCTCTGGCCGTCGTGTGAGACGCGTGTGAGACGCGTGTGAGACTCCGTCTGAATGGTCATCTGAATCGATCATGACTATGCTCACGTGACGTGAATAGACGCGGAAAGATCGTCTGTACCCTCGGCCCGGCGACGGGCACCGAGGAGATGGTGAAGGCCCTGGTCGAAGCCGGAATGGACGTCGCGCGGCTGAACTTCAGCCACGGCGAGCACTCCGATCACGAAGGCAACTACAGGCGGGTCCGGGCGGCCTCGGACGCCGCCGGTCGAGCGGTCGGCATCCTCGCCGACCTGCAGGGACCCAAGATCCGGCTGGGCCGGTTCGCCACCGGTGCCACGTTGTGGCAGGCCGGTGAGACCATCCGAATCACCGTCGAGGACTTCATGGGCACCCACGACCGGGTGTCCACCACGTACAAGCAGCTGGCCAATGACGCCTCTCCCGGCGACCGGCTGCTGGTCGACGACGGCAACGTCGGCCTCGTGGTCGAGCATGTCGACGGCAACGACGTGGTCTGCACCGTCACCGAGGGCGGTCGCGTCAGCAACAACAAGGGCCTCTCGCTGCCCGGGATGAACGTCTCGGTGCCCGCGCTGTCCGAGAAGGACATCGCCGATCTGGAGTTCGCGCTCAACCTCGGCGTCGACCTGATCGCGCTGTCCTTCGTGCGGTCTCCGGCCGATATCGAGCTGGTGCACGAGGTGATGGACCGGGTCGGGCGCCGCGTCCCCGTCATCGCCAAGCTGGAGAAGCCCGAGGCCGTCGACAACCTGGAGGCCATCGTGCTGGCCTTCGACGCGATCATGGTGGCCCGCGGTGACCTGGGTGTCGAGCTCCCACTGGAAGAGGTGCCGCTGGTACAGAAGCGCGCCATCCAGATGGCCCGCGAGAACGCCAAACCCGTCATCGTCGCGACCCAGATGCTGGAGTCGATGATCGACCACTCGCGACCCACCCGCGCGGAGGCGTCCGACGTCGCCAACGCCGTGCTGGACGGTGCGGACGCCGTCATGCTCTCGGGTGAGACCTCGGTGGGCAAATACCCGCTGGAGACGGTGCGCACCATGGCTCGCATCGTCGCCGCGGTCGAGGACAACTCGACGGCGGTGCCGCAGCTCACCCACACGCCGCGCACCAAGCGGGGCGTCATCTCCTACGCCGCACGCGATATCGGCGAGCGTCTCGACGCCAAGGCGCTGGTCGCCTTCACCCAGTCCGGTGACACCGTGCGCCGGCTGGCCCGGTTGCACACCCCGCTGCCGCTGCTGGCGTTCACCCCGCTGCCCGAGGTGCGCAGCCAGCTCGCCCTGACCTGGGGCACCGAGACGTTTATCGTCCCGCACATGCAGACCACCGACGACATGATCAAGCAGGTCGACGAGTCGCTGCTGGGGCTGGGCCGCTACAAGCGCGGTGACCTGGTGGTCATCGTCGCAGGTGCCCCGCCAGGCACAGTAGGCTCGACCAACCTGATCCATGTGCACCGGATCGGCGAGGACGACCACGCATAGGGTGTAGAGAAACCAGGGGGACTTTTGTCGGCAGAGCACCTTCAGGAACTGCTGACGGTCCTTGATCTCACCCGGGTGGGCGAGGATGCGTTCACCGGAACGCATCCGAGCCTCAACCCCGTTCGCACGTTCGGCGGCCAGATGATGGCGCAGGCGTTCGTCGCGGCCAGCCGCACGGTGCCCGAACACCTGCCGCCGACCACGTTGTCGATGCACTTCATCGCGGGCGGCGATCCGGCCAAAGATCTGGAATTCCAGGTCGTTCGGTTGCGTGACGAACGGCGGTTCGCCAATCGCCGCGTGGATGTCACCCAGGACGGGGTACTGCTGGGCACCGCCCTGGTGTCACATCTGGCCGGTGGCCGCGGACTCGAGCACAACGTTCCGCTGCCCGACGTGCCGCATCCGGCGACCCTGCCCACCATCGACGACTTGCTGATCGGCTACGAGGAGACGGTGCCGCTGTTCGTCGCCGCACTGAAACCCATCCAGTGGCGGTACACGAACGACCCGGCGTGGGTGATGCGCGACAAAGGCGACCGGTTGGAGCACAACCGGGTCTGGCTGACCGCCGACGGTCCGATGCCCGACGATCCGGTGCTGCATGCCGCGGCGCTGGTGTATTCGTCGGACACCACGGTGTTGGACCCGATCATCACCCGGCACGGCCTGTCCTGGGGTTTCGATCGGATCTTCGCGGTGACGATGAACCACACGGTGTGGTTCCACCAGCCGGTGCGGTTCGACGAGTGGATGCTGTACGCCACATCGTCGCCGGTGGCGGCCGACTCGCGTGGCCTGAGCAACGGCCACTTCTTCCGCGGCGACGGTCAGATCGTGGCGACGGTCATGCAGGAAGGCATCATCAAGTACTTCCCGCCTCGCTAGGGCGTGGGCGTGATCGTCACTCCGTAGTCCGTCTCGATCTTGTCGCGCATGTTGCTCTCACACTGCAACTGGGCGGCCCGGTCGTTGCCGGCCTTCTGCATGCAGTCCACGTAGTCACCGACGCCCAGCTGGGAGAAGAAGCCGATCCAGACCGGGATGAACACCAGCCCGAGCACGATCGCCAAGGCGCCCAGCACGATTCCGGAGAGCGCCAGCCCGCCGTTGGTGGCCTCGCCGCGTTTGACGCGACCCCGTGCCGCGAACCCGATGATCAGGGCGACCAGCCCGAGGATGATGCCGCCCGCGATGGTCCAGGAGAACAACAGTCCCACGACGGCCAGGATCAGTGCGGTGATACCGAGTCCGTTACGCGGACCGATCGGTGGCGGGCCGTAGCCGGCGTAGGGCTGCGGGGGAGGCGGGGGATAGGGGCCCTGGCCCGGATACTGCTCGCCGTACTGTCCGCCGTACGGCCCATAGGAGCTCATGGATGGTGAGGGTACTCACTGAACCGGTGTGCCGCGTAACTTCACCGTCGGAGCGCCGATGTCCGCGGGCAGGTGGTGCGTGGCGACGACGACGGTGCGCTCGCGTGCGAACAGTTCACCGGGGGTGAGCAATCCGCGCAGCAACCGGTCGCTGTCGGCCTCGTCCAGGTGCTCGGTCGGCTCATCGAGCAGCACGACGGGGAAGTCCGAGATCAACGCGCGGGCCAACAGCAGGCGTCGGCGCTGTCCGGCGGAGACGGCCGCCGCGCCGCCGGTCAGGATGGTGCTCAGCCCGTCGGGCAGCTGGTCGAGCCACTCCCGAAGTCCCACCCTGTCCAGTGCCGCCAGCAGTTCCCCATCGGTCGCATCCCCGCGGGCCACCAACAGGTTGTCCCGCACGGTGGTGTCGAACAGGTGCGCGTCTTCGGCGAAAAATGCTGCAGTCAGGGGACTCTCGGGATATTCGTCGGCAATTCTCATGAGCATGGTGGTCTTTCCGCATCCGCTCGGGCCCACCACGGCCAGCCGGCCGCCGGGTTCCAGCTCCACCTCCGGGGTAGCGGGCCGCTGCCGGCCGTCGCGAACCGGCGCGACGATATCGCCGATCCGGCCGGCTGCCAGCCGGGCGCGCACCAGGGCCACGGCTGCGGCCGGAAGTGCGGTGGTCGCCTCGAATGCCGACAACGGCACCAGCATGAGGATGGCCAGCGTGGTCGGTGCGGTGACCGGGGCCAGGGTGATGCCGATAAAAGCCGCGGCCAGGACCGCCGCGCCGACGGCCGCGGTGGTCGCCGCGGCGGCCAGGGCGGCGGGCGCCGCCGAGCGGTCCAGTTCGCGGCCCCAATCCCGTTGCCGCCGCTCGGATTCGGCGATCACCTCAGGGAGCCGGCCGCACACCCGCAATTCGGCGGCGTGTTCCAGGGCGAGGACGGCGGCGGTATCGCGAGCGCTGTGCTGGTCGGCGGCGAGCTGTTCGGCGGCGTTCGACGCCTGGGCCGCCAGCCACGGCGCCAGCACCCCGGCCACCAGCAAGCAGCCGGCCAGCACCGCTGCGGCAGCGGGCGAGATCAGTCCGATGATCGTGATCCCGGCCGCCGACAGCAGTACCGCGACACAGATCGGCAGCACCGCCCGCACCAACACATCGGCGAGTTCGTCGACCGAACTGCCCAGGCGCGCCACCAATTCGCCGCTGTGCAATCGCAGGGCGGTGTCCTGTGGCAATTGGGTCAGCCGCCGGTACAGGCCGGCCCGGGCGTGGCCGGCCGAGCGCAGCGCGACGTCGTGGATGGCCAGCCGTTCGCAGTAGCTGAACACGCCCCGCGAAATGCCCAGTGCACGCACGGCGACCACCGCGACGCTGAGATCCAGCACCGGCGGCATCTGCCAGGCCCGGGTGATCAGCCAGGCCGACACCGTCGCCAGGGCCAGCGCGCTGCCCAGGGCGAGGGTGCCGAACAGCACGGCCAGGGCCAGCCGCGGCAATCGCGGCCGCAGCAGGCCCAGCACGTCACGAGGGGACACTCAGGGCACCTCCCACGGTGACCACCTGGTCGGCCACGGCGAGTACCGGCGTCCGATGGGCGATCACCAGCACGGTGGCACCCTGTCGGGCGCGCTCCGTGATCGCCTCCAGTACCCGGCTTTCGGTTCCGGCGTCCAGGTGCGCGGTCGGTTCGTCGAGCAGCAGCACGGGCGCGGTCGATCCCAGTGCGCGCGCCAGGCCCAGCCGCTGCCGCTGTCCCAGCGACAGCCCCGCCCCGCCGCGCCCGATCACCGTGTCCAGGCCGTCGGGCAGGACGGCGAGAACATCGTCGAAACCCGCCGCGCGGCAGGCCTTGTCGATATCGGCCAGCGGTCCGAACAGTTCCAGGTTGCTCCGCACCGTCCCGGGCAGCAGGACCGGTCGCTGTGGCAGCCAACAGACCTGCGGCCACCACGTCGGCAGGTCGGCGTCGGCGATATCGGTGTCGCCGATGAGCACCCGGCCCGACGAGGCCGGGGACAGTCCCAGAATCACCTCGAAGGTGGTGGACTTCCCGCTGCCGTTGGGCCCGGTGAGCACGGTCACCTCACCCGGAATCGCGGTGGCGCTCAGCCGGTCCGGTGCCGGGCCGTCGCGCCTGACGACGGTCAGTTCGTCCAGCTGGATGATGCCGGCGTGCGGGGTGAGGTGCCCAGGGGTGCGTTCGGGAGCGGCAACTTGCAGGCGCAGCGCCGCGTCGGCTGCGGTCTTACCGTCCTGCGCGGCGTGGAACTGGACACCCACCCGGCGCAACGGCCAGAACACCTCGGGGGCCAGCAGCAGTGCGGTCAGCCCGGCGGCTAACGTCACCTCACCGAACACCAACCGCAGTCCCACACTGACGGCGACCAGTGCGACGCCCAGGGTCGCGAGCAGTTCCAGGACGGCGGCCGACAGGAAGGCGATTCGCAGGGTGGCCATCGCCGAACGGCGATGCGCGGCAGCCAGTTCGGCGATCCGATGGGTCGGCCCGCCGGCCCGGCCCAGGGCGCGCAGGGTGGGGATCCCGGCGACCAGGTCGAGCAGCCGGGACTGCAGCGTCGTCATCGCCGCCAGCGCCGCCGCCGAGCGATCCGCGGTGAGCCGGCCGATGAGGATCATGAACAGTGGGATGAGTGGCAGTGCGATCGCGACGATGACGGCGGCCTGCAGATCGGCGACGGCGATCACGATCACCGTGAGTGGCGTGAGGATCCCGGCCAGTACCGCCGCGGGCAGATACCCGGTGAAGTACGGGCGCAGCCCATCCAGCCCGCGGGTGAGGATCACCGCGGCCTCGTCGCGGACCGAGGTCAGCTCGTGCGGGGCTCGGGCGGTCACCGAGCGCAACACCTCGGCGCTGAGTTCGCCGATCACCGCCGTCGCGGCCCGCTGGCTGAGCCGGGCCTGTAGCCAGGATCCGGCGGTGCGCACGGCCCACAGCCCGGCCAGGATCAGTAGTTGCCCCGACCAGTGCGCGACGGTTCGCGACGTCGGGTCGGTGATCACCCCGGCCACCAGATGGGCGAGCACCCAGGCCGACGCCACGGTGGCACCGCCGATCAGCACCCCGCACGCCGCCGATGCGACGAGGTAGCGCCGCATGGCGGGGGAGGATCGGAGTGTCACGGCAGGCGCGGTGACAGTCCCGCGGGGTCGGGGATGCGGTCGGCCGAGATGCGCTGCCGGAACACCCAATAGGTCCAGGCCTGGTAGGCGATGACCAGGGGGGTGACCAACACCGCGGCCCAACTCATGATGGTCAGCGTGTAGGGCGTCGACGAGGCGTTGTGGATGGTCAGGCTCCACGCCGGATCCAGGGTGGAGGGAATGAGATTCGGGTACAGGCAGCCGAATATGAGCACCACCACCGAGGCGATCACCGTGGCCGTGGCCGCGAATGCCCAGCCGTCCCCACCGCGACTCCACACCAGCATGACCGCGCCCAGCTGTGCCACCACGGCGATACCGAGCACCAGCCAGGTCCAGTCCTTGCCGTACGCCAGCTGAGTCCACAGGCCGAAGCCGGCGACGATCACCGTGACGGGCAGAGCAAGCCGGATGGTGAACTTGGTCGCGTCATCACGCACGGCGCCTTCGGTTTTCAGCGCGAGGAACACCGCCCCGTGGAACAGGAACAGGCCGCATGTCGCCAGCCCGCCGAGCAGGGTGTACGGGTTCAGGGCGTCGCTGACGGAGAGGTGGATCTGATGGTCGGCATCCACCGGCAGACCCCGCAGCAGCATGGCGAAGGCGACGCCCCAGAGCAGCGCGGGCACCCATGATCCGACGGCGATGCCGATGTCGGCCCAGCGCCGCCAATTCGGATCGTTGATCTTCCCGCGCCATTCGATGGCGCAGATGCGCATGATCATCGACAGCAGGATGGCCAGCAACGGCAGGTACAGGCCGGAGAACATGGTGGCGTACATACCGGGGAAGGCCGCGAACATCGCCCCGCCCGCGGTGATCAGCCATACCTCGTTGCCATCCCAGACCGGGCCGATGGTGTTGAGGACTGCGCGGCGGTGCTTTTCGGGGTCACCTGACGAAGCTCGCCCGAAGAGTGCCATCAGCATCCCGACGCCGAAGTCGAAACCCTCCAGCACCAGGAAGCCGATGAACAGCACGGCCAGGATGATGAACCAGAACGTCTGCAGGTCCATGGTGCACCTCCTAGTAGGCGAACGACAGCGGCGCGACATCGTCCTCGCCGGGTGGTGTGGGTGGGACGGGTTCGCTGTCGTGCTCGAGCGGTCCTTCGACGACGTAACGCCGGAGCAGGAAGAACCAGATCACCGCGAGCGCCGCGTAGAGCGCGGTGAACAGGATCAGCGACAGCCAGACCGTGGCCGCGGAGTTGTGGGACACCCCTTGTTGCACGGTGAGCCGCACCAGCTGGTCGCCGGTGGGGTTGGGTGCCACCACCCAGGGCTGTCGGCCCATCTCGGTGAACACCCAGCCGGCGCTGTTGGCCAGGAACGGGGTGGGCAGGGTGAGCAGTGCGAACCACGCGAACCAGCGTTGCCGCGGTATTCGGCCGCCCCTGGTGAGCCACAACGCGGTGAGTGCGAAGAGCATGGGCACCGCCAGGAATCCGATCATCGCGCGGAAAGACCAGTAGGTGACGAACAGGTTCGGCCGGTAGTCACCGGGACCGAACCTCTCCTGGTAGCTGTCCTGCAGATCCTTGACGCCCTCCAGCTTGACGCCGGTGAACTTGCCTTCGGCCAGGAACGGCAGCACATAGGGCACCTCGATGAGGTGAGTGACGCTGTCGCAGTTGTTGTGCGTGCCGACGGTGAGGACGGAGAACTTCGGGTCGATTTCGGTGTGGCACAACGATTCCGCCGACGCCATCTTCATCGGCTGTTGTTGGAACATCAGCTTGCCCTGGGCGTCACCGGTGAAGAACAGGCCGGCCGCGGAGACGAAGGCGATGAGACAGCCCAGGATGGTTGCCGGGCGATACATCGTGCGTGCGTCATCCGAGTCGGGGGTGCGCACCATCCACCATGCGCACACCCCGGCCACGAAGGTTCCGGCCACCAGGAACGATCCGGCAACGGCGTGCGGGAACGCCGCCCATGCCGTGTTGTTGGTGAACAGGGCGCTGATGCTGGTCAATTCGGCGCGGCCGGTCTCGGGGTTGTAATGCGCGCCGACCGGGTGCTGCATGAACGAGTTGGCCGCGATGATGAAGAACGCCGAGGCGTTCACGGCGATGGCGACGATCCAGATACAGGCCAGGTGCACCAGGCGGGGCAGCCTGGACCAGCCGAAGATCCACAGCCCGAGGAAGGTCGATTCGAAGAAGAAGGCGACCAGGCCCTCCAGGGCCAGCGGTGCCCCGAACACGTCGCCGACGAATCGGGAGTACTCGCTCCAGTTCATCCCGAACTGGAACTCCTGGACGATGCCGGTGGCCACGCCCAGGGCGAAGTTGATCAGGAACAGCTTCCCGAAAAACCTGGTGAGTCGGTACCACGCGGTGTTTCCGGTGAGGACCCACACCGTCTGCATCACCGCGATGAGCGGGGCAAGCCCGATCGTGAGCGGGACGAAGATGAAGTGGTAGACGGTCGTGATCCCGAACTGCCAACGCGACACATCTAGCGCATCCATGTGCACCACCTCCCCGGGCTGCGGGTATCTCTACGGCTTTGTAGAACTACGACACACTGTAGTAGCTGAGGGTCCGCACGCGTAGAAAACGTGGTGCAGACAACTCATGACGAGGACTGAGCCGGCTCCTGGCTCAGTCCTCCGCCCAGCGCCTCGGTCAGTTTCTTGGAGGTCGACCGGATGCCGAAGGCGGTGACGACCTCCATCAGACCGATGACCACCAGCCAGATACCGGTCACCAGGGCCAGCGTCGCGATCGAATCGAACGGTGAGGCCAGCACGACGATGCCGGCGATCAGGCTGATGACGCCGACGAAGATGTTCCAGCCCCGGCCGGGCAGGGTGGGGTCGCTGATCGCCGAGACCGCGGTGGCCACACCCCGGAACACGAACCCGACACCGATCCAGATCGCCAGCAGCAGCACGGCGTCGTAAAGGTGACGGAAAGACAACACCGCCAGGATCAGCGATGCCGCGCCGCTGATGAACAGCAGTACCCGGCCGCCGGCCGACACGTGCAGGCTGAATGCGAAGATCACCTGTGCGATACCGGTGATCAGCAGATAGGCGCCGAAGAAGCTGGCTGCGACGACGATCGAGATCTTCGGCCAGGCGAGCACTGCGGCGCCGAGTGCCACCGCGAGAACGCCCGAGACCAGGGTGGATTTCCACAGGTGTGGCAGCAGGCTTGGGGGAGCGACGGTTGTCATATGCGCAGTCTCCCACAGCGTCAAACACCGCTGGACGATTACGGCACACCATGATCAGAAGATCGTTAACCTTCGGTTACCGGCGCTGCGAGCTGGGGCCACTGTGGTTAACGTCTTCGCCTTGGGGCACAAAGATGTCGGAAGTCGACGCAGGTGGATGACCACCGACGAGGAAAGAGGAAACGTGTCAGTTGGATGTATGAGTCGCCGGACCAGGGTGTGGCGCGTGGCGGCGGTATTCGTCGCCACGGGTGCACTGGCCCTGTCGGGTTGCGCCAAGAATGAGGACTCCGCCGCACCGTCCTCCACGACCAAGGCCGCGTCGGCGGAGAAGGTCGAATCCATCGCCAACACCGTTCCCGAGGCGATCAAGTCGTCCGGCAAGCTCGTGGTGGGCGTGAACATTCCTTACGCCCCCAACGAGTTCAAGGATGAGACCGGCAAGATCGTCGGCTTCGACGTCGACCTGGTCAACGCGATCGCGGCCACTCTGGGACTGCAGGCGGAGTTCCGCGAGTCCGATTTCGCCAAGATCATCCCCGCGGTGCAGGGCGACACCTTCAACATCGGGATGTCCTCGTTCACCGATACCAAGGAGCGGGAGCAGGCGGTCGATTTCGTCACCTACT includes the following:
- the pyk gene encoding pyruvate kinase, whose protein sequence is MNRRGKIVCTLGPATGTEEMVKALVEAGMDVARLNFSHGEHSDHEGNYRRVRAASDAAGRAVGILADLQGPKIRLGRFATGATLWQAGETIRITVEDFMGTHDRVSTTYKQLANDASPGDRLLVDDGNVGLVVEHVDGNDVVCTVTEGGRVSNNKGLSLPGMNVSVPALSEKDIADLEFALNLGVDLIALSFVRSPADIELVHEVMDRVGRRVPVIAKLEKPEAVDNLEAIVLAFDAIMVARGDLGVELPLEEVPLVQKRAIQMARENAKPVIVATQMLESMIDHSRPTRAEASDVANAVLDGADAVMLSGETSVGKYPLETVRTMARIVAAVEDNSTAVPQLTHTPRTKRGVISYAARDIGERLDAKALVAFTQSGDTVRRLARLHTPLPLLAFTPLPEVRSQLALTWGTETFIVPHMQTTDDMIKQVDESLLGLGRYKRGDLVVIVAGAPPGTVGSTNLIHVHRIGEDDHA
- the cydD gene encoding thiol reductant ABC exporter subunit CydD, with amino-acid sequence MRRYLVASAACGVLIGGATVASAWVLAHLVAGVITDPTSRTVAHWSGQLLILAGLWAVRTAGSWLQARLSQRAATAVIGELSAEVLRSVTARAPHELTSVRDEAAVILTRGLDGLRPYFTGYLPAAVLAGILTPLTVIVIAVADLQAAVIVAIALPLIPLFMILIGRLTADRSAAALAAMTTLQSRLLDLVAGIPTLRALGRAGGPTHRIAELAAAHRRSAMATLRIAFLSAAVLELLATLGVALVAVSVGLRLVFGEVTLAAGLTALLLAPEVFWPLRRVGVQFHAAQDGKTAADAALRLQVAAPERTPGHLTPHAGIIQLDELTVVRRDGPAPDRLSATAIPGEVTVLTGPNGSGKSTTFEVILGLSPASSGRVLIGDTDIADADLPTWWPQVCWLPQRPVLLPGTVRSNLELFGPLADIDKACRAAGFDDVLAVLPDGLDTVIGRGGAGLSLGQRQRLGLARALGSTAPVLLLDEPTAHLDAGTESRVLEAITERARQGATVLVIAHRTPVLAVADQVVTVGGALSVPS
- a CDS encoding DUF4190 domain-containing protein; this translates as MSSYGPYGGQYGEQYPGQGPYPPPPPQPYAGYGPPPIGPRNGLGITALILAVVGLLFSWTIAGGIILGLVALIIGFAARGRVKRGEATNGGLALSGIVLGALAIVLGLVFIPVWIGFFSQLGVGDYVDCMQKAGNDRAAQLQCESNMRDKIETDYGVTITPTP
- a CDS encoding acyl-CoA thioesterase II, with translation MSAEHLQELLTVLDLTRVGEDAFTGTHPSLNPVRTFGGQMMAQAFVAASRTVPEHLPPTTLSMHFIAGGDPAKDLEFQVVRLRDERRFANRRVDVTQDGVLLGTALVSHLAGGRGLEHNVPLPDVPHPATLPTIDDLLIGYEETVPLFVAALKPIQWRYTNDPAWVMRDKGDRLEHNRVWLTADGPMPDDPVLHAAALVYSSDTTVLDPIITRHGLSWGFDRIFAVTMNHTVWFHQPVRFDEWMLYATSSPVAADSRGLSNGHFFRGDGQIVATVMQEGIIKYFPPR
- a CDS encoding ATP-binding cassette domain-containing protein: MSPRDVLGLLRPRLPRLALAVLFGTLALGSALALATVSAWLITRAWQMPPVLDLSVAVVAVRALGISRGVFSYCERLAIHDVALRSAGHARAGLYRRLTQLPQDTALRLHSGELVARLGSSVDELADVLVRAVLPICVAVLLSAAGITIIGLISPAAAAVLAGCLLVAGVLAPWLAAQASNAAEQLAADQHSARDTAAVLALEHAAELRVCGRLPEVIAESERRQRDWGRELDRSAAPAALAAAATTAAVGAAVLAAAFIGITLAPVTAPTTLAILMLVPLSAFEATTALPAAAVALVRARLAAGRIGDIVAPVRDGRQRPATPEVELEPGGRLAVVGPSGCGKTTMLMRIADEYPESPLTAAFFAEDAHLFDTTVRDNLLVARGDATDGELLAALDRVGLREWLDQLPDGLSTILTGGAAAVSAGQRRRLLLARALISDFPVVLLDEPTEHLDEADSDRLLRGLLTPGELFARERTVVVATHHLPADIGAPTVKLRGTPVQ